The genomic stretch tgtatatttattaatttattattttttttttttttttgaagggCTTAAAGGTGTAggaacaaattatataagaaAGGCAGTGGAAACGGTAAATACTTTTGAATATATGTGAAATATTTATTGGGCtatattttaagaatataagcatttatataataatattaataatattcgtaatttttatttatttgaaatttttaattttttaggTTTATGAAGCATCCCCTAATTTATCGGATCACAAAATTGAGGGCAGTTCTAAAGCTGCTCATTTTCGTTTCGATGCTTTTTGAaacaatttataaaatacttaaaaataaaagaaaataaaggaaaataaaggaaaataaaagaaaatttaactcattgtgtaatatatattatatatatatatatatttttaattttgtattatttttaaaaattgtaCAGTATAAGAGagaaattatatacacatgttattatattatattatattatattatacatatatttattttttcattttgggCGGgatatgttataattttttttactttttttttgaaaaagaaataaagatttgaaaaataatattatcagtgcacgaaatatatatatatatatatatatatatatatatatatttttattttttttggtaattaagaattatatatattccatgaagtgtaaaatataaaattatatataaatacaaataaataaaatatatatatatatatatatgtatatattttttatttcttttctgTTCTTTCGTTCCTTCTttctttatttgtttatttatttatgattattttttatttttatttatttttattttttatttttttaatttttttttgtttttctggTAGGGCTCAACCCCTCTTATAATAATGCCAAGTACACAAATTTTCATTGTGCTAAATTTTTgtgtgtgtttttttttcttttttgttatagatttatgtataaataaaaacatttttataacaaattACAATAACTTGTTCATTAACAATATTGAGCAACTAGAAAGAAgaaaggggaaaaaaaaattgtgtattcattttataagaacgaataataaaaattattatcaaaaaacATTCTGtaacaatttatataataagaaatatattgtattaaaaGCTAAAAAATTTGATCAAAAAGAATTGAAAAGgagaaaaaattatcaatATGCCATGAAACATatgtatgataataatggaagaagaataaaagatataaataaagaaaaaaaatctttaaaaaaaaaaaaactatttGATTACGACGGTTTTAAGGTAGATAAAATTTTCACGCATCTTAGTGAAGAGGATATGCAAGAATTAAGAGAAGAAGAGTTGAAAAGAAAATCGGGAGAAATTTTAcataacaataaatatatagataactACGGAGTAGAAACAGAAACTGAcatagataatatataaaaataatataaataatataagtgagcatatatatatatatatatatatgcatatatgtatatatatttttttttttttttgtattaaaatgtataatgAATATCCCtttcattaatataatatttctttttttcttcttcggtgtacatattataaatttatatgaagGGAAAAATATAAGTGATCATCATAAAATATGGAATAATCATTATACATATGATATTACAAATAAccagaataaatataaatatatttatcgtAATACTAGAAAACATAAACTGTTAAACATTAAAACTTTTGATTTTTTCCCACTAGAAAAAAATCATGTTACAATAATTAGtagaagagaaaaaaaaaagtattattcttttataaaatttaaaacatTGAGGAGATTAATAAACAAATGGTTTCTCCTTAATAATGacgaaaatataatacatccATTAAAAAATTGCCTTTGGAAAATAACagtatataatttctttttacaaaaaaaagattctTTTTATGTTCATCTTTATGAGGACGGACGAGTAAAGACAAGTAACAATTTAGAAGGCAGGTGGTATTTCAATAATTATTACCTCACGTGGGTTATTGAATATGAGGACAGGAGGGTATTCTACACAGCAGAGGTACATACTTACAAGATATGATAGaaacaacaaaaataaaatatatacatattatatatatatatatatatatatatattaacctttatttttatctcgATTCTTTATTTTACAGCTCTTCTGGAATCAAGAGAAAAGCAAAATGATCAAAGGAATTATTTATCAAGAgacgaaaaaaaataattcttttattcCTTCATATATGTTTAGAAAAATCCTTGGGTCCTTTTCAGGAAAAATAGAAAATCAATagattgtttttttttgaaatattttttttaatatatttgttatttaaaaaaaaatttatacatatatatatatatatatgcttataCAAACTtacaattaaaaattttttttttaaaatgaaaaaaaaaaaaaaataaaaaaataaaaataaaagcacatatatattatgtacatataactTCCCAGTGTGTCATTTTTTTCGtaacataaaaatgatggTTTGTATCACCTTACGAATTACATGTATAACTAAATTGACTAGTATTCTTCTTGTTGCTAAGGAAAGAATACCATAACAATAATTTAAGACATTTCTTACCAGTCGATTTTGTTTATAATTGTTTATGACCCTATGAAAGGATtgcttatttattttattctgaCTGTTCATGTTGTTATaaagattattatttttatataaaaaatcaaaatcaACAAAGTCTTCAAATtctatcaaaaaaaaaaaaaaaaaaaaaataaataaataaataaaataaaaaacaaataaataacaaataaataacaaataaatagaataaaagggtttaaaataaagtatataaaaaatgagatcatatgtataaatgtatacatatatatatttttacatttaaaatataactcTATATAAAGAAGGATATAAATATGGGGGTATCAAAAtggtataataaataaatgcacataaaaaaaaattataaaacaaaacaaaacacacatacatacatacatatatatatatatatatatatatatatatataataaatttaattttgtCCACGGGGTagtgaaatataataatattttattttttattattttattttattttatttttatacatataactatttttatatcttctttatgaacctttactattattacttaTTTCCCTTTCTATTATTTCTTGTTTTACATTTCCATCTTTATAAGTAATAATTTTAGTTGTCTTCTCGATAATTTTATTTCCCCTTGGTATAATCTCCGTTTTTATATTCGTCtctaaaataaaatatgaagcAAATAAATGagtaaacaaaaataaaaaaaatatttacatatataaacagACATATACGCACacaaatacatacatacatacatacatacatatatatatacatgtgtacatatatatacatatttcaatttatatatcattacgTTTTATGTTTTCATTTCTTGGGGTTCCATAGGAAGCTATAAACAAAATTAGGGTTAAAAAGTTGggcaataaatatattgaacttataaaaaataaacaaataaataactcaaaaagaaatgtaaccaaatgtataatatataattaacgttatttatttatttatttatttatttattcatttatatttatacacatattttatatttttaccaGAAGAACCGAAATTACTGAATATGTCGCTTCCCATGGTTCTACTACTAAAGCTattctataaaaataaaaaaaataaaaattaaaaaaaaaaaattttaatttgaCAATTTATTGGAATCGATATATTAtcttaatatattcaaaaataatttatttttttgaaacacacacatatatacatatatatatatatatatatatatatatatatattattattattattattattattattatttttttttttttttctgaattgttcatatattttttttatcataaaaattcaaaaatttGCCTGActtgtacatataaatatacacatttcACATTTTACCTCGTTAAAAATGTTGGATTTGAAAATATCATTTAAGTTCATATTTCcaaatacatttttaaaaacattttcAATTTCTTCGTCTGTCATTCTTTTGgattgataattataattcatATGATTACTATTACTTGTAGTATTAtagtaattattattaaaattgtttGAATAAAATCCATTATTTAATTGGCTatcatacattttttttttattgtcatCACTTAAGGTTTCATAAGCTTCAGTAATTTCTCGGAATTTTTGTTCCGATTCTTTTCTATTATTTGGGTTTCTATCAGGATGATATTTTAATGCTAATTTTCGATAAGCttgttttatttcatttttgttactgtccttttttatattcaatatgtcataaaaatttttatttgaaaaatgtCTGTAgcgtaaatataataatatgaaaataaatgaataaatggttctattttaagaaatattatcatgacatatatatatatatatatatatataagcatatattatacacatatacac from Plasmodium falciparum 3D7 genome assembly, chromosome: 13 encodes the following:
- a CDS encoding DnaJ protein, putative, whose protein sequence is MFLIKKRFLSFYNIISTSPILNKKFVYVKNNYIFQKRHFSNKNFYDILNIKKDSNKNEIKQAYRKLALKYHPDRNPNNRKESEQKFREITEAYETLSDDNKKKMYDSQLNNGFYSNNFNNNYYNTTSNSNHMNYNYQSKRMTDEEIENVFKNVFGNMNLNDIFKSNIFNENSFSSRTMGSDIFSNFGSSASYGTPRNENIKQTNIKTEIIPRGNKIIEKTTKIITYKDGNVKQEIIEREISNNSKEFEDFVDFDFLYKNNNLYNNMNSQNKINKQSFHRVINNYKQNRLVRNVLNYCYGILSLATRRILVNLVIHVIRKVIQTIIFMLRKK